One window of Lytechinus variegatus isolate NC3 chromosome 2, Lvar_3.0, whole genome shotgun sequence genomic DNA carries:
- the LOC121407598 gene encoding glucose-6-phosphate isomerase-like → MASTFLTEDPAYKNLQACYDRIGSKMSLNELMNSDPKRFEKYSRCIQTPEGDFLLDFSKNLVNDEVFGLLLKLAEARDLQGARDRMFTGEKINFTEDRAVLHVALRNRSNTPIMVNGKDVMTDVNEVLGRVRSFTESVRSGAWKGYSGKAITDAVNIGIGGSDLGPVMVTEALKPFAGPLKVHFVSNIDGTHLAEVLKKVNPETTIFIVASKTFTTQETITNATSAKNWFLETAKDPAHVAKHFVALSTNAEKVSAFGIDKNNMFGFWDWVGGRYSLWSAIGTTIALYVGMDNFVKLLEGAHFVDNHFRTAPLDQNIPVIMGLLGVWYSNFFGAETHALLPYDQYLHRFAAYFQQGDMESNGKYVTRDGRRVEYKTGPIVWGEPGTNGQHAFYQLIHQGTRLIPADFIAPVETHNPIQAGLHHEILLANFLAQTEALMKGKTKEEAQKELEASGMSAENIKLILPHKVFEGNRPTNSIMFQKLTPFTLGVLIAMYEHKIFTQGIIWNINSYDQWGVELGKQLAKIIQPELKDANPVSTHDCSTNGLINFIKTHRK, encoded by the exons tcGATGTATTCAAACGCCGGAAGGAGACTTTCTCCTTGATTTTTCCAAAAACCTTGTGAATGATGAAGTCTTTGGTCTCCTATTAAAGCTG GCTGAAGCCAGAGACTTACAGGGAGCTCGAGATCGCATGTTTACAGGAGAGAAGATTAACTTCACTGAGGACAGGGCTGTGCTTCATGTTGCCCTACGTAACCGTTCTAACACCCCTATCATGGTCAACGGCAAGGATGTAATGACGGATGTTAATGAAGTTCTTGGCCGTGTAAGGAGTTTTACAGAG TCTGTTCGTAGTGGTGCATGGAAAGGATACTCAGGAAAGGCTATTACAGATGCTGTCAACATTGGTATCGGAGGGTCAGATCTT ggTCCAGTGATGGTGACGGAGGCATTGAAACCATTCGCAGGACCACTCAAGGTTCATTTTGTGTCCAACATTGATGGAACCCATCTTGCTGAGGTCTTGAAGAAGGTCAATCCTGAGACTACAATCTTTATTGTAGCATCAAAG ACATTTACCACCCAGGAGACGATCACCAATGCTACCTCTGCAAAGAACTGGTTCTTGGAAACTGCCAAGGACCCTGCACACGTTGCCAAGCACTTTGTAGCTCTCTCCACCAACGCT gAAAAGGTATCAGCTTTTGGTATTGACAAGAACAACATGTTTGGATTCTGGGAT TGGGTTGGTGGACGCTATTCTCTGTGGTCAGCCATTGGGACCACTATCGCCCTTTACGTCGGCATGGATAACTTTGTGAAGCTTCTAGAGGGCGCTCACTTCGTGGACAATCACTTCCGCACCGCTCCGTTGGACCAGAACATCCCCGTCATCATGGGTCTGCTGGGAGTCTGGTACTCCAACTTCTTTGGTGCGGAGACTCATGCCCTTCTCCCATATGATCAA TACTTGCATCGCTTTGCAGCCTACTTCCAGCAAGGTGACATGGAATCCAATGGGAAGTATGTTACCCGCGACGGACGACGTGTGGAATATAAAACTGGTCCCATCGTATGGGGAGAACCAGGAACTAATGGCCAGCATGCTTTCTATCAACTCATTCATCAAG GTACTCGTCTGATCCCAGCTGATTTTATTGCTCCTGTGGAGACCCATAATCCCATCCAAGCAGGCTTACATCACGAG ATCCTCTTGGCTAACTTCTTAGCTCAGACCGAGGCTCTGATGAAAGGCAAGACTAAAGAAGAAGCACAGAAAGAACTAGAGGCTTCTGGGATGTCCGCTGAAAATATCAAACTCATTCTTCCACACAAG GTGTTTGAAGGCAACCGTCCAACCAATTCCATCATGTTCCAGAAACTAACACCGTTTACACTCGGTGTACTGATTGCTATGTATGAACACAAGATCTTCACTCAGGGAATCATATGGAACATCAACTCATATGACCAGTGGGG GGTGGAGCTCGGCAAGCAGCTTGCGAAGATCATCCAACCCGAGCTCAAAGACGCCAACCCAGTATCCACGCACGACTGCTCAACCAATGGCCTTATCAACTTCATCAAGACTCACAGGAAGTAA